A window from Luteibacter flocculans encodes these proteins:
- a CDS encoding NAD(P)/FAD-dependent oxidoreductase — protein MTLPDHRGMHTVVIVGGGAAGIELATRLGKRGDLDVALVDRDASHFWKPRLHELAAGLLGDGEEAVPYLAHAQSHGYRYEPGALRGLDVEARRIDLDEVRLPMTDELILPPRSLRYDTLVLAIGSRVNDFGTPGVLAYCDMLDSPAQAIALRRKILALALRSAGDPERRIRIGIVGAGATGVELAAELHHAFDDMHRYGGLGSASKLDITLMDMAPRVLPAVDPSTSASAQRTLEDIGVDVRLGVGVDAVTPEAFHLSDGSTVPCDIRVWAAGVTGHPIVAELGVFELSKDRRIVVDERLAAKGVANVYAIGDCAYAPAGAEGASVPPTAQAAHQQAGYLADALPRALRSETVRAFVYRSKGTLVSLGERQATGELPAVPRKTPIPMRGLLAKGLYVWLQHMHRVALHGWFRALALWLADGLRNTTLPPVKLH, from the coding sequence ATGACACTCCCTGACCACCGTGGCATGCATACCGTCGTTATCGTCGGAGGCGGTGCCGCCGGCATCGAACTCGCGACACGACTGGGCAAGCGCGGCGATCTCGACGTGGCGCTGGTGGATCGCGATGCCAGCCATTTCTGGAAGCCGCGCCTGCACGAACTGGCCGCGGGATTACTGGGCGATGGCGAGGAAGCCGTGCCCTACCTTGCCCATGCCCAGTCCCACGGCTATCGCTACGAGCCGGGTGCCTTGCGCGGCCTCGACGTCGAGGCACGCCGCATCGACCTCGACGAGGTTCGCCTGCCGATGACGGACGAGTTGATCCTCCCGCCGCGCTCGCTGCGCTACGACACGCTGGTGCTCGCCATCGGCAGCCGCGTGAACGACTTCGGCACGCCCGGCGTCCTCGCTTACTGCGACATGCTGGACAGCCCCGCCCAGGCGATCGCGCTGCGTCGAAAAATCCTCGCACTCGCCCTGCGCAGCGCAGGCGATCCGGAGCGTCGCATCCGCATCGGCATCGTGGGCGCAGGCGCCACAGGCGTCGAACTGGCCGCCGAGCTGCACCACGCCTTCGACGACATGCACCGCTATGGCGGGCTGGGCTCGGCGTCCAAGCTCGACATCACGTTGATGGACATGGCGCCACGCGTGCTGCCTGCGGTAGACCCGAGCACGTCGGCCTCTGCGCAGCGCACGTTGGAAGACATCGGCGTCGACGTGCGTCTCGGCGTCGGCGTAGATGCCGTGACACCCGAAGCCTTCCATCTGTCTGACGGCAGCACCGTGCCCTGCGACATTCGCGTCTGGGCAGCGGGCGTCACAGGCCATCCGATCGTGGCGGAGCTGGGGGTTTTCGAGCTATCGAAGGACCGGCGCATCGTCGTGGACGAACGCCTCGCAGCGAAGGGCGTGGCAAACGTGTATGCCATCGGCGATTGCGCGTATGCACCGGCCGGCGCCGAAGGCGCCAGCGTGCCACCGACCGCCCAGGCGGCGCATCAGCAGGCGGGTTACCTGGCGGACGCCCTGCCCCGCGCGCTGCGCAGTGAGACCGTGCGCGCCTTCGTCTATCGATCGAAAGGCACGCTGGTGTCGCTGGGCGAACGCCAGGCGACCGGCGAACTCCCCGCCGTGCCACGCAAAACGCCCATTCCCATGCGCGGCCTGCTCGCCAAGGGACTCTACGTATGGCTGCAGCACATGCATCGCGTCGCGCTGCACGGATGGTTCCGCGCCTTGGCGCTGTGGCTGGCAGACGGCTTGCGCAACACGACACTGCCGCCCGTCAAATTGCATTGA
- a CDS encoding glycoside hydrolase family 35 protein, with translation MQRRHFLAFSLLAPLAWAARPVLGRTAPPFRPVAPDGRPHRFALGRRSFLLDGHAFRIHSGEMHPARIAKAHWRSRIRMARAMGLNTIALYVMWNHHEREPGVFDFDSENRDIEGFIRLCQEEGLWVYLRPGPYVCAEWTNGGLPAWLLRDPDTRLRDRDDPRYMAAVRRYVAELAPRIAPLMVGRGGPILMLQVENEYSMFAADVGYLEAIQAMWREHGIDGPFSVSDGWDDLQRRRAYLPGAALGLDGADAATLARGATFAGEAPVWVGEGYPGWLTHWGEPAFAAKDYVETLRNVMRAGYSFNLYVVHGGTNFGLTAGANAEDDGSQFQPVITSYDYGAPIDERGVPTAQYYRLRATIAEATGAVPLPMPSAEPAGTFASTVLAPYASLWDNLPTTPARVPRPGPNEILFGQDQGLVLYRKHVERGSRLRLEGVRDYAVVHFDGREIAHVSRMVHPALSSTADVALPAPGTVDVLVDAFGHINFGPRLGDHKGLVGPVTLDGDVLHDFDVWPLPLDGDWFRDLKPARAAPSRPGVFFRGTFRMQRPGDVYLDMREWTKGYLWVNGRLLGRYWHIGPQQRLFCPGPWLHDGDNTVQVLDLHRTAAASIHAAERLHDGGADASRHD, from the coding sequence GTGCAGCGAAGGCACTTCCTCGCGTTCTCGCTGCTCGCGCCCCTGGCGTGGGCAGCGAGGCCGGTACTGGGACGAACGGCACCGCCGTTTCGTCCTGTGGCGCCGGACGGGCGCCCGCATCGCTTCGCCCTCGGCCGACGATCCTTTCTGCTCGACGGTCACGCGTTCCGCATCCACAGCGGCGAGATGCATCCCGCGCGCATCGCGAAGGCGCATTGGCGCTCGCGCATCCGCATGGCGCGCGCAATGGGGCTCAACACCATTGCGCTCTACGTGATGTGGAACCATCACGAGCGCGAGCCGGGGGTGTTCGACTTCGACAGCGAGAACCGCGACATCGAGGGATTCATCCGCCTGTGCCAGGAAGAGGGCCTGTGGGTGTACCTGCGTCCCGGCCCCTATGTATGCGCCGAATGGACCAACGGCGGTCTTCCGGCCTGGTTGTTGCGCGACCCCGACACACGCCTGCGCGATCGGGACGATCCCCGCTACATGGCCGCCGTGCGGCGCTACGTGGCCGAATTGGCACCTCGCATCGCCCCGCTCATGGTCGGTCGGGGCGGGCCTATCCTCATGCTGCAGGTGGAGAACGAGTATTCGATGTTCGCCGCCGACGTGGGTTACCTGGAAGCCATCCAGGCGATGTGGCGCGAGCACGGTATCGACGGGCCGTTTTCGGTGTCCGACGGCTGGGACGACCTGCAACGGCGGCGCGCCTATCTTCCCGGTGCGGCGCTCGGCCTGGACGGCGCGGACGCGGCGACCCTCGCCAGGGGCGCGACCTTCGCGGGCGAGGCGCCCGTGTGGGTGGGCGAGGGCTATCCGGGGTGGCTCACGCATTGGGGCGAGCCGGCCTTCGCGGCGAAGGACTATGTGGAGACGTTGCGTAATGTGATGCGTGCCGGATATTCGTTCAATCTCTACGTGGTGCATGGCGGCACCAACTTCGGTCTCACTGCCGGCGCCAATGCCGAGGACGATGGCTCGCAGTTCCAGCCCGTCATCACCAGCTACGACTATGGCGCGCCGATCGACGAGCGTGGCGTACCGACGGCGCAGTACTACCGTTTGCGTGCAACGATTGCGGAAGCCACGGGCGCTGTGCCACTGCCGATGCCGAGCGCCGAGCCGGCCGGCACGTTCGCGTCCACCGTGTTGGCCCCTTACGCCTCACTGTGGGACAACCTGCCAACGACACCGGCGCGTGTACCGCGGCCCGGACCGAACGAGATTCTGTTCGGACAGGATCAAGGGTTGGTGCTCTATCGCAAGCATGTCGAACGCGGATCGCGCCTGCGCCTGGAAGGCGTGCGCGACTACGCGGTGGTCCACTTCGACGGCCGCGAGATCGCCCACGTGTCGCGCATGGTCCATCCGGCGCTTTCCTCGACGGCGGACGTCGCGTTGCCGGCGCCAGGCACAGTGGATGTCCTGGTCGACGCCTTTGGGCACATCAATTTCGGCCCGCGACTCGGCGATCACAAGGGCCTCGTCGGTCCGGTCACGCTGGACGGCGACGTGCTGCACGATTTCGACGTGTGGCCGCTGCCGCTCGACGGCGATTGGTTCCGAGATCTGAAACCTGCGCGCGCGGCGCCGTCACGGCCGGGTGTGTTCTTCCGCGGCACCTTCCGTATGCAACGCCCGGGCGACGTCTACCTCGACATGCGCGAGTGGACCAAGGGCTATCTCTGGGTAAACGGGCGACTGCTCGGCCGCTACTGGCACATCGGTCCGCAGCAGCGATTGTTCTGCCCCGGCCCATGGCTGCACGATGGCGACAACACGGTGCAGGTGCTCGACCTGCACCGCACGGCGGCTGCGTCGATCCATGCGGCAGAGCGATTGCATGACGGAGGCGCCGATGCGAGCCGACACGACTGA
- a CDS encoding TonB-dependent receptor, with protein sequence MTRRHPTHGRAVPSLRPRLLATACIAALMTQTAPAQDASAAPQQSSASSTTQPPTTPQSATPKDKRTANPDAASTLDAVIVTGIQGSIQNAIKAKQSSDNIIEAISAEDIGKLPDSSIAESLARLSGLATQRVDGRANQISIRGLSPDFAGTTLNGREQATIGENRGVDFDQYPSELISGAAVYKTPDASLIGQGLSGTVDLHTIKPLDLPKRAFAANLRGENNSNGSLNHGTGVGDTGHRASFSYIDQFFDHTLGLAVGFAQLDSPVQEKQYQAWWWSLNNGSQGAESNWGAPHTPGMPDNVISQEGMQLRAKSENQLRNGLMTVLEWAPNDNYHSTLDLYYSTFDQKTYLNGVQWSSSPYDNVSYNNVGYVPALPYPIVTTGHIDGLKSILQNDYTKERDRLFSAGWNNQYDFGNGWVITGDASYSSAKKRLHDAYLFAGLPGQATSSTDFATPEHEGFPDFRPGVDFADPSAMFFTDPNDYGYNGREEFDHQKDTIKAFRLEVSHPVGWIFSDVNVGVNYSDRRKTKQADVYFAWLNGNGSTEADYVPGFAAPIDPSYLRGTTDLSYGGIPGVVNYDVLRALAGQFYLTQRNGQADWSRNYSVREKVPVAYVKFNIDTTLGDVPLRGNVGVQAVRTDQSSEALQTNGDTLVGRISDGTRYTKVLPSLNLAAEIADKQFLRFGLAKTMARGRIDDEKVATSAGVALVNDGPAAGQVLWSGSGGNPKLKPYIAVGADLSWEKYFGTASYVAAAVFNKNLLNYIYNQTTLDYDFSRYVNDNPTLTPTSTRGSFTRPENGTGGKMQGLELSGAIEGGLIARALDGFGAQANFSLTNSTLPVSAVSSIPGSPSTLPGLSRKVANLALYYEKYGWSVRIAERYRSSFTGEAVALFDQLGYTRVLADKQTDFQLGYAFEHGTWNGLSILLQVNNLTNSPMKTEQISGLPNNVKVARPLEYDTFGRTVMFGVNYKL encoded by the coding sequence ATGACTCGTCGCCACCCGACGCATGGCCGCGCCGTGCCCTCGCTCCGCCCGCGGCTTCTCGCGACCGCCTGTATCGCGGCGTTGATGACGCAGACGGCGCCGGCCCAGGACGCATCGGCAGCGCCGCAGCAATCGTCCGCGTCATCGACGACGCAGCCACCGACGACGCCGCAGTCGGCTACACCCAAGGACAAGCGGACCGCGAATCCGGATGCGGCAAGCACGCTCGATGCCGTGATCGTCACGGGTATCCAGGGCAGCATCCAGAACGCGATCAAAGCCAAGCAGAGTTCCGACAACATCATCGAGGCGATCTCGGCCGAGGACATCGGCAAGCTGCCGGACAGCAGCATCGCGGAGAGCCTGGCGCGCCTGTCGGGTCTCGCGACGCAGCGCGTCGACGGTCGCGCCAACCAGATCTCGATCCGCGGCCTGTCGCCCGACTTCGCCGGCACGACGCTGAATGGCCGCGAGCAGGCCACCATCGGCGAGAACCGTGGTGTCGATTTCGACCAATATCCGTCGGAGCTGATAAGCGGTGCAGCCGTCTACAAGACGCCGGACGCCAGCCTGATCGGCCAGGGTCTCTCGGGCACGGTGGACCTGCACACGATCAAGCCGCTTGACCTGCCGAAGCGCGCCTTTGCCGCCAACCTGCGCGGCGAGAACAACTCCAATGGCAGCCTCAATCACGGCACTGGCGTGGGCGACACGGGGCACCGTGCGAGCTTTTCGTACATCGATCAGTTCTTCGATCACACGCTGGGCCTGGCGGTCGGCTTCGCCCAGCTCGACTCTCCCGTGCAGGAGAAGCAGTACCAGGCATGGTGGTGGAGCCTCAACAACGGCTCGCAGGGTGCGGAGTCGAACTGGGGCGCACCGCATACGCCTGGCATGCCGGACAACGTGATCTCGCAGGAAGGCATGCAGCTTCGTGCGAAGTCGGAGAACCAGCTGCGCAACGGTCTGATGACCGTGCTCGAATGGGCGCCGAACGACAACTATCATTCCACGCTGGATCTGTATTACTCCACCTTCGATCAGAAGACCTATCTGAACGGCGTACAGTGGTCGAGCAGCCCGTACGACAACGTGTCCTACAACAATGTCGGTTACGTGCCGGCGCTGCCCTATCCGATCGTCACCACGGGCCACATCGACGGCCTGAAGTCGATCCTGCAGAACGATTACACCAAGGAACGCGACCGGCTCTTCTCCGCTGGCTGGAACAACCAATACGACTTCGGCAATGGCTGGGTGATCACGGGCGATGCATCGTATTCCAGCGCAAAGAAGCGCCTGCACGATGCTTACCTTTTCGCGGGCCTGCCGGGCCAGGCGACCTCGTCGACGGACTTCGCGACGCCGGAACACGAGGGCTTTCCCGACTTTCGCCCAGGCGTCGATTTCGCCGATCCCTCGGCCATGTTCTTCACCGATCCCAATGACTACGGTTACAACGGTCGCGAGGAATTCGACCACCAGAAGGACACCATCAAGGCATTCCGCCTCGAAGTCAGCCACCCGGTGGGCTGGATCTTCTCCGACGTGAACGTCGGCGTGAATTATTCGGACCGCCGCAAGACCAAGCAGGCGGACGTCTATTTCGCCTGGCTCAACGGCAACGGATCAACCGAGGCGGACTACGTTCCAGGGTTCGCGGCACCGATCGATCCGTCATACCTGCGCGGTACCACCGACCTCAGCTATGGCGGCATCCCGGGCGTCGTGAACTACGACGTGCTGCGCGCGCTCGCGGGGCAGTTCTACCTTACTCAGCGCAATGGCCAGGCGGACTGGAGCCGAAACTACTCGGTGCGGGAGAAGGTCCCGGTCGCGTACGTGAAGTTCAACATCGATACGACGCTGGGCGACGTGCCGTTGCGCGGCAACGTCGGCGTACAGGCCGTGCGTACGGACCAATCCTCGGAAGCCCTGCAGACCAACGGCGACACCCTGGTCGGCCGTATCTCAGACGGCACCCGGTACACCAAGGTGCTGCCGAGCCTGAACCTCGCGGCCGAGATCGCCGACAAGCAGTTCCTCCGCTTCGGCCTCGCCAAGACCATGGCCCGCGGGCGTATCGACGACGAGAAGGTGGCGACGTCCGCCGGCGTGGCCCTGGTCAACGATGGCCCCGCGGCGGGCCAGGTACTGTGGTCCGGCAGCGGCGGCAATCCGAAACTGAAGCCATACATCGCCGTGGGCGCCGATCTGTCCTGGGAAAAATACTTCGGTACCGCCAGCTACGTCGCCGCCGCGGTGTTCAACAAGAACCTGCTCAACTACATCTATAACCAGACGACGCTGGACTACGACTTCTCGCGCTACGTCAACGACAACCCGACGCTCACGCCCACCAGCACGCGAGGCTCGTTCACGCGGCCCGAGAACGGTACCGGCGGCAAGATGCAGGGTCTGGAACTTTCGGGCGCGATCGAGGGCGGCCTGATCGCCCGCGCGCTGGATGGCTTCGGCGCGCAGGCAAATTTCTCGCTGACGAACAGCACTTTGCCCGTGAGCGCGGTATCGAGCATTCCGGGCAGCCCGTCGACGCTGCCGGGTCTGTCGCGCAAGGTGGCGAACCTGGCGCTGTACTACGAAAAATACGGCTGGTCGGTGCGCATCGCCGAGCGCTACCGTTCCTCGTTCACTGGTGAGGCGGTGGCCTTGTTCGACCAGCTCGGCTACACCCGCGTGCTGGCCGACAAGCAGACCGACTTCCAATTGGGCTACGCGTTCGAGCACGGCACGTGGAACGGTCTGTCGATCCTGTTGCAGGTGAACAACCTCACCAACTCGCCGATGAAGACCGAACAGATCTCGGGCTTGCCGAACAATGTGAAGGTCGCCCGACCTCTGGAATACGACACCTTCGGTCGCACGGTGATGTTCGGCGTCAACTACAAGCTCTGA
- a CDS encoding APC family permease, with translation MRADTTDLATARNVPPRAIGFWGGLSANVLNMIGIGPFVTIPLALSALAGPGVLLGWIAGAVLCLCDGLVWAELGSTIPESGGPYHYLREAYGRERAGRLFGFLYLWQTLLTAPLSIASAAVGFAQYFGYLVPSLGEGGRVLPAAGLCLFNTAVLYRRIGEIQKLSMLVSAVVVVACAWVVASGIAHFDMRNAAHFLHARADDTHGFWLGLGAVALIAVYDYGGYNNVCMLGGEVVRPRRTIPLAVLVSIPLVAVLYLGLNMSILGVLPWDEAAKSKAVVADFMQAIHGRIGGTIAVLLILLAAWGSALVVLLGYSRVPYAAAADGQFFRVFARLHPRGGFPTVSLLFVGATSALACFVSLERLIATLMVVQILFQYIAQCFAVVALRRRHAPGDVFRMPLYPLPIVVSVVGWLYLVATSGWPSIVTAVLAVVVGTLIFLWQARRTRSWPFPST, from the coding sequence ATGCGAGCCGACACGACTGACCTCGCTACTGCGCGCAACGTGCCGCCGCGTGCCATCGGCTTCTGGGGTGGCCTGTCGGCGAACGTGCTGAACATGATCGGCATCGGGCCGTTCGTGACCATTCCACTGGCCTTGTCTGCGTTGGCAGGGCCGGGCGTGCTGTTGGGCTGGATCGCCGGTGCCGTGCTCTGTCTCTGCGACGGGCTGGTGTGGGCCGAACTTGGCTCGACCATTCCCGAGTCGGGCGGCCCGTACCATTACCTGCGCGAGGCGTATGGGCGCGAACGCGCAGGACGATTGTTCGGGTTTCTCTACCTGTGGCAGACGCTGTTGACCGCGCCGCTGTCCATTGCCTCGGCGGCCGTCGGTTTCGCGCAGTATTTCGGGTACCTGGTGCCATCGCTGGGGGAGGGCGGTCGCGTATTGCCCGCCGCTGGCCTGTGTCTGTTCAACACCGCCGTGCTGTACCGGCGCATCGGCGAGATCCAGAAGCTGTCGATGCTGGTCAGTGCGGTCGTCGTGGTGGCGTGTGCCTGGGTGGTCGCCAGCGGCATCGCGCATTTCGACATGCGCAACGCGGCGCATTTCCTGCACGCACGCGCCGACGATACGCACGGCTTCTGGCTGGGGCTCGGCGCCGTCGCCTTGATCGCGGTGTACGACTACGGTGGTTACAACAACGTGTGCATGCTGGGCGGAGAAGTGGTGCGCCCGAGGCGCACGATTCCCCTCGCCGTGCTCGTCTCGATTCCATTGGTTGCCGTGCTGTATCTCGGCCTCAACATGAGCATCCTCGGCGTGCTGCCTTGGGATGAGGCCGCGAAGTCGAAGGCGGTAGTGGCGGACTTCATGCAGGCCATCCACGGCCGCATCGGCGGCACGATCGCGGTGCTGTTGATCCTGCTGGCCGCGTGGGGCTCGGCGCTGGTCGTGCTGCTGGGCTATTCGCGCGTGCCGTATGCCGCCGCTGCGGACGGTCAGTTCTTCCGTGTATTCGCGCGGCTGCATCCGCGCGGTGGTTTTCCCACCGTCTCGCTGCTGTTCGTTGGGGCGACGTCCGCACTGGCCTGTTTTGTGTCGCTGGAGCGCCTCATCGCCACATTGATGGTGGTGCAGATCCTGTTCCAGTACATCGCCCAGTGCTTCGCCGTGGTCGCGCTGCGTCGCCGCCACGCGCCCGGTGACGTGTTCCGCATGCCGCTGTATCCCTTGCCCATCGTCGTGAGCGTGGTGGGTTGGCTCTACCTCGTTGCCACCAGTGGCTGGCCGTCGATCGTGACGGCCGTGCTCGCCGTCGTGGTGGGCACCCTTATCTTTCTTTGGCAAGCACGGAGAACCCGATCGTGGCCGTTTCCTTCGACATGA
- a CDS encoding TonB-dependent receptor gives MPAFAQQATQTPPADGSTATPAPTKPPAKDKAVQMKALSVVANRYDATNMRMDSVNTVEVLSANDLQHTAVHNVAEALGLMSGVNVTTTGTGYFGGIDGAARGEGMFASVRGLPSEYNVNLINGSNVAQGMPYSRSVQLSLLPPSGLQTIVLNKTSMADMDGDAIGGTIDFRTPSAFDFKKDFSGSVTASGRSESRARDYGGSGLGSGLAAELQTKFGAEKQFGVYVSGYYDYRNIANSEIGAAESASNDGSWAFLHATAEGDNAPGYDPAHNLVSTGTNVGIASGFERRYGGNISLDWNIDPTLKAYAKMTYAYALTEQNTTYTQLLPSNVTYVPTATPGVYAPNIGRIANRFWFETNPERADLATFQFGADKTAGGWTISPNVFWSFGRNDRPNHVEIDGREDKYSQDNFAYSGSSLLRYGNGGFPYPQLTPGLLGSVNNIGAMWANDYGEVTRIRSGQKRGGAKLDLRYDFENGPVSSVKFGVKYSDSSREFTNRDWSTGGINDGVTTLDDLGIFKGYYNSIFPDKYHWRTPDVSRAAVAALIDQHVLPSDLDTCSQLDFNNYNCDTMRGTEAVTAAYAMATIEQGPLEIIPGVRFEHTSIHNTFWTTPTDANGNELPGYFDNNRTIYNEPLGSLFINYRPSGNVVYRASIWQSYTRPAFVQLGGGSQINTSDGVTTITRGNPNLKPIKSTNVDLAAEWTTERGGYVSLSSFYKKLRDYIYDSGGGQANPDTVGEGTLLTKTPTNGGDGKVYGLEATWRQKFQDLPAPFDGLGFSVNATRQNSKVDLGRDGFGNERLQAAPQRMANAELFYEKNGFSLNLSYHYTGSYLSTYDFLNQGSPWDDLWIRPIRRVDLHAGYQLPNGIQLDLQVSNLTKQYSYWSHIGRNSLANSDIVDAGMTTLLTVKYAF, from the coding sequence ATGCCGGCCTTTGCGCAACAGGCGACGCAGACGCCGCCGGCTGACGGCAGCACGGCGACACCGGCACCCACCAAACCACCAGCCAAGGACAAGGCGGTGCAGATGAAGGCGCTGAGCGTCGTCGCCAACCGCTACGACGCGACCAATATGCGCATGGACTCGGTGAACACCGTCGAGGTGCTCTCCGCAAACGATCTGCAACACACGGCCGTCCACAACGTGGCCGAGGCGTTGGGCCTCATGTCCGGCGTGAACGTGACGACGACGGGCACCGGTTACTTCGGCGGCATCGATGGCGCGGCGCGCGGCGAAGGCATGTTCGCGTCGGTGCGCGGTCTGCCGTCCGAGTACAACGTGAATCTCATCAATGGCAGCAACGTCGCCCAGGGCATGCCGTATAGCCGCAGCGTCCAGTTGAGCCTGCTTCCCCCTTCGGGCTTGCAGACCATCGTGCTCAACAAGACCTCGATGGCAGACATGGATGGCGATGCGATCGGCGGCACGATCGACTTCCGCACGCCGAGCGCCTTCGACTTCAAGAAGGACTTCAGCGGCAGCGTCACCGCCAGCGGTCGCTCCGAGAGCCGTGCGCGCGACTACGGCGGCAGCGGACTCGGTAGCGGCCTGGCGGCGGAACTGCAGACCAAATTCGGCGCGGAGAAGCAGTTTGGCGTCTATGTGAGCGGCTACTACGACTATCGCAACATTGCCAACAGCGAGATCGGCGCGGCCGAAAGCGCATCGAACGATGGGTCGTGGGCGTTCCTGCATGCCACTGCCGAGGGCGACAATGCGCCGGGCTACGATCCCGCACACAACCTCGTCAGTACCGGCACCAACGTCGGCATCGCGTCCGGCTTCGAGCGCCGCTATGGCGGCAACATCTCCCTCGACTGGAACATCGATCCGACGTTGAAGGCCTACGCGAAGATGACCTACGCATATGCGCTGACAGAACAGAATACGACGTATACGCAGTTGCTGCCGTCCAACGTCACCTACGTGCCGACCGCTACACCTGGCGTGTACGCGCCGAACATCGGGCGCATCGCCAACCGCTTCTGGTTCGAGACCAACCCGGAACGCGCGGACCTCGCCACCTTCCAGTTCGGCGCGGACAAGACGGCGGGCGGCTGGACGATTTCGCCGAACGTCTTCTGGAGCTTCGGGCGCAACGATCGACCGAATCACGTCGAGATCGACGGGCGTGAGGACAAGTACTCGCAGGACAACTTCGCTTATAGCGGCAGCTCGCTACTGCGCTACGGCAACGGCGGATTTCCGTATCCGCAACTCACCCCCGGTTTGCTCGGTTCGGTCAACAACATCGGGGCGATGTGGGCCAACGACTATGGCGAGGTCACCCGGATCCGCTCCGGCCAGAAGCGCGGCGGCGCGAAGCTGGATCTGCGCTACGACTTCGAGAACGGTCCGGTGTCGTCGGTGAAATTCGGCGTGAAGTACAGTGACAGCTCGCGCGAATTCACCAATCGCGACTGGTCCACGGGCGGCATCAACGATGGTGTGACCACGCTGGACGATCTCGGCATCTTCAAGGGTTACTACAATTCGATTTTTCCGGACAAGTACCACTGGCGCACACCTGACGTGAGTCGCGCGGCGGTCGCAGCGCTGATCGACCAGCACGTGTTGCCTTCCGATCTGGATACCTGCAGTCAGCTGGATTTCAACAATTACAACTGCGACACCATGCGCGGTACCGAGGCGGTCACGGCCGCGTACGCCATGGCGACGATCGAGCAGGGGCCGCTGGAGATCATTCCCGGGGTGCGCTTCGAGCACACGTCGATCCACAACACCTTCTGGACCACGCCGACGGACGCCAACGGCAACGAACTGCCCGGCTACTTCGACAACAACCGCACCATCTACAACGAGCCGCTGGGCAGCCTGTTCATCAACTATCGACCGAGCGGCAACGTCGTCTATCGTGCGTCCATCTGGCAGAGCTATACCCGCCCCGCGTTCGTGCAACTCGGCGGGGGCTCGCAGATCAACACGTCCGACGGCGTGACCACGATCACGCGCGGCAATCCCAATCTGAAACCCATCAAGTCCACCAACGTGGATCTTGCCGCGGAGTGGACCACGGAGCGCGGCGGCTATGTGTCGCTGTCGAGCTTCTACAAGAAGCTGCGCGACTACATCTACGACAGCGGTGGTGGTCAGGCCAACCCCGATACGGTGGGTGAGGGCACGCTATTGACCAAGACCCCGACCAATGGCGGCGACGGCAAGGTCTACGGCCTGGAGGCGACGTGGCGGCAGAAGTTCCAGGATCTTCCGGCGCCGTTCGATGGGCTGGGCTTCAGCGTGAATGCCACGCGGCAGAACTCGAAGGTGGATCTCGGTCGCGACGGCTTCGGTAACGAGCGTCTGCAGGCGGCACCGCAGCGCATGGCGAACGCCGAGCTGTTCTACGAAAAGAATGGCTTCTCGTTGAACCTCAGCTATCACTACACCGGTTCCTACCTGTCCACCTACGACTTCCTCAACCAGGGCAGCCCCTGGGACGACCTGTGGATCCGGCCTATCCGGCGCGTGGACTTGCATGCCGGTTATCAGCTCCCGAACGGCATTCAGCTCGACCTGCAGGTGAGCAACCTCACGAAGCAGTATTCGTACTGGTCGCACATCGGCAGGAACAGCCTTGCCAATTCGGACATCGTCGATGCAGGCATGACGACGCTGCTCACCGTCAAGTACGCGTTCTGA